A part of Blastopirellula marina genomic DNA contains:
- a CDS encoding bifunctional 4-hydroxy-2-oxoglutarate aldolase/2-dehydro-3-deoxy-phosphogluconate aldolase — translation MSRETTVQNIANVGIVAVIRADNGEVLADVTEALVAGGVTAIEVTFTVPKAHKVLEYVADRFGDKIQLGAGTVLDAETARIAILAGAEFIVAPIVDIPTIEISHRYDKAMMPGALTPTEVVKAWQAGADVVKIFPSDLTGPGYLKALKGPLPQIRMMPTGGVNLDTANAFLKAGACALGVGGSLVEKSAIASGNMDRIRDLAKQYVDIVQQFRAD, via the coding sequence ATGTCACGCGAAACCACCGTTCAAAATATTGCCAACGTCGGAATTGTTGCCGTGATCCGGGCAGACAACGGAGAAGTCTTAGCCGACGTTACCGAAGCCCTGGTTGCCGGGGGGGTAACGGCCATAGAAGTGACGTTCACCGTTCCTAAAGCCCATAAGGTGCTGGAATACGTCGCCGATCGCTTCGGAGACAAGATTCAATTGGGCGCTGGGACCGTTCTGGACGCCGAAACGGCTCGGATCGCGATTTTGGCTGGGGCCGAGTTCATCGTCGCTCCGATTGTCGATATCCCGACCATTGAGATCAGCCATCGCTACGACAAGGCCATGATGCCCGGCGCACTGACGCCGACAGAAGTCGTCAAAGCCTGGCAAGCTGGTGCGGACGTCGTCAAGATTTTCCCCTCTGATTTAACCGGTCCAGGTTACCTCAAAGCCCTGAAAGGACCGCTGCCTCAAATTCGCATGATGCCCACCGGCGGCGTGAATTTAGATACAGCGAACGCGTTCCTCAAAGCCGGAGCATGTGCGCTCGGCGTGGGGGGCTCGCTTGTCGAGAAATCGGCAATCGCCAGCGGCAACATGGATCGTATCCGCGATCTCGCGAAACAGTACGTCGACATCGTTCAGCAATTCCGGGCCGATTAG
- a CDS encoding DUF1559 domain-containing protein, translated as MKVLDRYAGETGPCAVCAKTITIPPRSQSSDPSNSSPAPHDVEKDTAGVPLGTLVGLLGGSVLCFAVIFLAVVVVVRVAIPAANQLRLTRMHESSQDNIRRIVEALNQYHDNHGSFPPAYFTDAKGKPIHSWRVMILPELGRNDLYRRYNFDEPWDSPINLTVMQEMPDVYTSYGAGETLGTGTTHMAAVVGRSTMFPHAKSVNRDQISDSYDTVLAIVEVQGIGFDWTDPREDYDIDKPQSTLIINDQVTSGTPLPPSTLTGNVGMLSEDTYHLPNSVSSGTMRDMATRSGGVPVPISDLQPLGP; from the coding sequence ATGAAGGTCCTGGATCGTTACGCTGGCGAAACCGGCCCGTGTGCGGTTTGTGCCAAGACAATCACAATTCCCCCACGGTCCCAATCGTCCGACCCCTCGAACAGTAGCCCTGCACCGCATGACGTCGAGAAAGACACCGCGGGCGTTCCCTTGGGCACACTTGTCGGCTTGTTAGGTGGGTCGGTACTTTGTTTCGCGGTCATCTTTCTCGCGGTGGTCGTGGTCGTTCGCGTTGCCATACCGGCAGCGAATCAGCTTCGACTGACGCGAATGCACGAGAGTTCGCAAGATAACATCCGACGGATCGTGGAAGCGTTGAACCAATACCACGACAATCATGGATCGTTTCCACCAGCATACTTTACCGATGCGAAAGGAAAGCCGATTCATTCGTGGCGGGTTATGATCTTACCGGAACTGGGGCGTAACGATCTTTATCGCCGCTACAACTTTGACGAGCCCTGGGATTCTCCAATCAACTTGACGGTGATGCAGGAAATGCCCGACGTTTACACCTCGTACGGTGCCGGGGAAACACTGGGTACCGGAACCACACACATGGCGGCCGTGGTTGGTAGGTCCACGATGTTTCCTCACGCGAAGTCTGTGAATCGCGATCAGATCAGCGACTCGTATGATACGGTTCTCGCGATCGTCGAAGTCCAAGGCATCGGATTCGACTGGACCGATCCGCGCGAGGACTATGATATCGACAAACCTCAAAGTACGCTCATCATCAACGATCAGGTAACCAGTGGCACGCCGTTGCCCCCCTCCACTCTGACCGGCAACGTTGGGATGCTTAGCGAGGATACCTACCATCTTCCCAATTCAGTCTCGTCGGGAACCATGCGGGATATGGCGACCCGTTCGGGCGGAGTGCCCGTTCCTATCAGCGATTTGCAGCCTCTTGGCCCCTAG
- the holA gene encoding DNA polymerase III subunit delta, which produces MSNTVHAFDFLSAEDTPVPSVCIVFGRDPFLRGLVTEKVRSTVLGEDRDIPYGKLSGNLVTWVDVADEVSTVSLFGSSGRRLAVVEDADPFVTRYRDELEGFLEKKRPGGVLVLQVEKWAANTRLYKKCDGVGLQIQCNPPEKKSGKKSSLDLDALTKWFTQRAKAEHDTKISAGAARLLVDMLGTELGLIDQEVARLSLFVETGETIDEDLVREQVHGGQLQEIWHLVDAAVEGNTADALQQLDRLFQSGDRPQKLFGQIAWSLRRFAAATRIYQRGRRRGDAVSLRDALKEAGFPNWPKALEEAQKRLLALGQIRGGRLYRQLLELDMSLKGSHSQEARGRLALEKLIVSFSKAMDPPRASTTRN; this is translated from the coding sequence ATGTCAAATACGGTTCATGCTTTCGATTTTCTGTCTGCCGAAGACACGCCGGTCCCATCCGTGTGTATCGTATTCGGACGCGATCCATTCCTGCGCGGTTTGGTTACGGAAAAGGTGAGATCGACCGTACTGGGCGAAGACCGAGATATCCCCTACGGAAAACTCTCTGGTAACTTGGTCACGTGGGTTGATGTAGCGGACGAAGTCTCTACGGTCAGCCTGTTTGGCAGTTCAGGGCGACGTTTAGCCGTGGTCGAAGATGCCGATCCGTTCGTCACTCGCTACCGGGACGAACTCGAGGGCTTCCTGGAAAAGAAACGTCCTGGTGGGGTCCTCGTCCTGCAAGTCGAGAAATGGGCCGCCAATACTCGGCTTTACAAGAAGTGCGATGGAGTTGGATTGCAGATTCAGTGCAATCCTCCTGAGAAAAAGAGCGGTAAGAAGTCGTCGCTCGATCTCGATGCTTTAACCAAGTGGTTTACCCAGCGAGCCAAGGCCGAGCACGACACGAAGATCTCAGCCGGCGCGGCCCGACTTCTCGTTGACATGCTGGGAACCGAGCTCGGTCTGATCGATCAGGAAGTCGCTCGTTTGTCGCTGTTCGTCGAGACCGGTGAAACGATTGACGAAGATCTCGTCCGCGAGCAAGTTCATGGCGGCCAGTTGCAAGAAATCTGGCATTTGGTCGATGCGGCCGTGGAAGGCAATACGGCCGATGCCCTCCAGCAACTCGATCGACTCTTCCAATCGGGCGATCGCCCCCAAAAGCTTTTTGGGCAAATCGCTTGGAGCCTGCGTCGATTTGCGGCGGCTACCCGAATTTACCAACGTGGAAGACGTCGCGGAGATGCCGTCAGCTTGCGCGATGCTCTGAAGGAAGCTGGCTTCCCGAATTGGCCCAAAGCTTTGGAAGAAGCCCAAAAGCGTCTTTTGGCCCTCGGACAGATTCGTGGTGGGCGTCTCTATCGTCAGCTGCTAGAGCTCGACATGTCGCTTAAAGGAAGCCACTCGCAGGAAGCTCGCGGGCGTTTGGCCCTCGAGAAGTTGATCGTCTCCTTCTCGAAGGCGATGGATCCTCCCCGAGCTAGCACGACGCGAAACTAG
- a CDS encoding BlaI/MecI/CopY family transcriptional regulator — protein MKSKIYLSSIISFTVLMTGCMSGWGREAKEPSSLNNYLNQQTAENSKPNTTTIASAKTTPAKNALVESESAADSLSKKLAARLEEAKKLDAQKPADGPSYAARVEALSLPEAEKEQIMKEFASASDSQWEELLSTLETMFGPQQTATTETPFAKPESKEADMLQSYASKLVERHLEPSSNVRPTSDQPQRLPSTNMHQDTSHLASADPNLYPKTIDLERGRTSPAARATAQPRQVVREDTQVQLATYVPEMDTQASGLYPEDLQAEDYRELRHDPKRLPNKKAGPKNPTEEAESLDQLSKQEYQVLEILWQRGQVSLEAMHNELVSASSSDESRRSPDPSLLSIDELHTILFDLKERGWVADTRRGNTIVYWAARNQPELNSGDWEQLLDQTIVKLEQLANNGRLSSEERTIAQLRLRMLYLAADRKTEAMEKVEGLTSEEQEVWSNTLFGLSDYMNVKDIPVNRRHALALGSFRRVMTQLESASPLQLQNLEFIQSVESFGQFQAFASHDFQPGQEVLLYVEIDNFSSRDIGGQFETVLQSNYEIYDQSGRRIDARQFPEVKDTCRVRRRDFYVPFRIYMPENISAGTYRLELTVRDQAADEFGQASIEFRIK, from the coding sequence ATGAAGTCGAAGATTTACCTATCGAGCATCATCTCGTTCACAGTTCTCATGACCGGTTGCATGAGTGGTTGGGGGCGTGAGGCTAAAGAACCGAGTTCGCTGAACAACTATCTCAATCAGCAAACTGCCGAGAACAGCAAACCAAACACCACGACGATTGCCTCGGCCAAAACGACGCCCGCTAAAAATGCGCTCGTCGAGTCGGAATCGGCCGCGGATAGCCTCTCGAAAAAGCTGGCGGCAAGGTTGGAAGAAGCGAAGAAGCTCGATGCCCAGAAGCCTGCGGACGGCCCTTCTTACGCAGCTCGCGTAGAAGCGTTAAGCCTACCAGAGGCTGAAAAAGAGCAAATCATGAAAGAGTTTGCTTCGGCTAGTGATAGCCAATGGGAAGAGCTGCTCTCGACACTTGAAACCATGTTTGGTCCTCAACAGACGGCAACCACCGAAACACCGTTCGCGAAGCCAGAATCAAAAGAAGCGGACATGCTTCAGTCGTACGCCTCGAAGCTGGTCGAGCGGCACCTCGAACCATCGTCAAACGTTCGACCGACTTCGGATCAACCGCAGCGTTTGCCGTCGACCAACATGCACCAGGATACTTCCCATCTAGCATCGGCCGATCCTAACTTGTACCCCAAGACAATCGATCTGGAACGCGGTCGGACGTCGCCCGCAGCGCGTGCGACCGCTCAACCACGCCAAGTTGTTCGAGAAGATACCCAAGTTCAACTAGCCACCTACGTCCCGGAAATGGATACCCAAGCGAGCGGTCTCTATCCCGAGGACCTCCAAGCGGAAGACTACCGTGAGTTGCGTCACGATCCGAAACGTCTACCCAACAAGAAAGCGGGCCCCAAAAATCCAACCGAGGAAGCAGAATCGCTCGATCAACTTTCCAAGCAAGAATATCAAGTCCTAGAGATCTTGTGGCAACGTGGTCAGGTATCGTTGGAAGCGATGCACAATGAATTAGTATCAGCGTCATCGTCCGATGAATCCCGACGCTCGCCTGATCCCTCCCTGCTCAGCATCGATGAACTACACACCATCTTGTTCGACTTGAAGGAACGAGGTTGGGTCGCTGATACGCGCCGTGGCAACACGATCGTGTACTGGGCAGCTCGAAACCAACCCGAATTGAATTCTGGCGACTGGGAGCAGTTGTTGGATCAGACGATTGTTAAGCTGGAGCAACTTGCAAACAATGGCCGACTCTCCAGCGAAGAGCGAACCATCGCTCAACTTCGCTTGCGAATGCTGTACTTGGCAGCCGATCGCAAGACCGAAGCGATGGAGAAGGTCGAAGGGCTGACCTCCGAAGAACAAGAGGTTTGGAGCAACACACTATTCGGCCTCTCCGACTACATGAACGTGAAGGACATCCCAGTCAATCGCCGCCACGCGTTGGCATTGGGATCGTTCCGTCGCGTGATGACTCAACTGGAATCGGCCAGCCCGCTGCAACTTCAGAATCTCGAGTTCATCCAAAGCGTCGAAAGCTTCGGCCAATTTCAAGCATTCGCCTCACACGATTTCCAACCCGGGCAAGAGGTCCTGCTGTACGTCGAGATCGACAACTTCAGCTCACGTGACATCGGTGGCCAGTTTGAAACTGTCCTCCAGAGCAACTACGAAATATATGACCAGAGCGGTCGACGCATCGATGCTCGACAATTCCCGGAAGTGAAAGATACCTGCCGCGTTCGTCGACGGGACTTTTATGTTCCCTTCCGTATTTACATGCCCGAGAATATTTCTGCCGGTACCTATCGGTTAGAATTGACGGTACGTGATCAGGCCGCTGATGAGTTTGGCCAGGCATCGATCGAATTTCGGATCAAGTAG
- the solA gene encoding N-methyl-L-tryptophan oxidase yields the protein MSVYDVAVIGTGGVGSAALYHLAKSGASVIGIDQFAPPHDRGSSHGDTRVIRMAYFEHPDYVPLLRQAYQNWHTLEEVSGTQLYFPAGVLQIGPEQGEVIAGIRQSAAAHNLAIESFTENEIPQTFAGVIPPTNCVGILERDAGYLLVSDCISAYLTAAAKHGAILQANTVVESWQDRDGTFEVQTSGETLYVKQLVICGGAWASQLVHDLGVPLTILRKHLYWYENDFPAYTRAGKFPVFLMETPTGIFYGFPQLDSQGVKLARHDGGESIADAGHHSQQQDLDDQTLIEGFTSACLPQLSHRLTRHAACMYTMTPDQHFLVGTHPVHRGLHFASGLSGHGFKFASALGEILAELATTGQTTAPTEFLAPTRFS from the coding sequence ATGAGCGTGTATGACGTTGCCGTGATCGGAACCGGCGGCGTCGGGAGCGCGGCCCTCTATCACTTGGCTAAGTCGGGTGCGAGCGTGATCGGCATCGACCAGTTCGCTCCGCCCCATGATCGCGGCAGCTCGCACGGCGATACCCGCGTCATCCGCATGGCTTACTTCGAGCATCCGGACTACGTTCCCCTGCTGCGACAAGCGTACCAAAACTGGCATACACTGGAAGAAGTTTCCGGCACGCAGCTCTATTTCCCGGCCGGTGTCCTTCAAATTGGTCCCGAACAAGGGGAAGTGATCGCTGGCATTCGCCAAAGTGCGGCGGCCCACAATCTTGCAATCGAGTCATTCACCGAGAATGAAATCCCGCAGACATTTGCCGGCGTGATCCCACCCACGAATTGCGTAGGCATCTTGGAACGCGATGCGGGCTACTTATTGGTGTCTGACTGCATTTCTGCTTATCTGACTGCTGCCGCGAAACATGGCGCGATACTACAAGCCAACACCGTAGTCGAGTCGTGGCAAGATCGTGATGGCACATTCGAAGTGCAAACAAGTGGGGAGACCTTGTACGTGAAGCAGTTGGTTATCTGCGGGGGTGCTTGGGCTTCCCAGCTAGTCCATGACTTAGGGGTTCCGCTTACCATTCTTCGCAAACATCTTTACTGGTACGAGAACGACTTCCCTGCCTATACCCGTGCGGGGAAGTTTCCGGTGTTTCTGATGGAAACGCCGACAGGCATCTTTTATGGCTTTCCCCAACTCGACTCACAGGGAGTAAAACTCGCCCGTCACGATGGAGGCGAATCGATCGCAGATGCTGGCCACCATTCGCAGCAGCAAGATCTCGACGATCAAACACTCATCGAAGGCTTCACATCGGCTTGTCTTCCGCAGCTTTCGCATCGTCTTACTCGCCATGCCGCTTGCATGTATACGATGACGCCTGATCAGCACTTCTTGGTAGGAACACATCCCGTTCACCGCGGCTTACACTTTGCCAGCGGCCTATCTGGGCACGGTTTTAAGTTTGCTTCCGCCCTGGGCGAGATCTTGGCCGAACTGGCCACCACCGGACAAACCACCGCACCGACCGAGTTCCTGGCCCCGACTCGTTTCTCCTAA
- a CDS encoding GumC family protein: MSQLQLPHQASQYINLLRSQWKIWIPLSVAGFLLAATYALVKPDEWQATQSMILRDEAAGQLSGQGRFDSLDTMKAAQEMVVEVARNQAVLEATLEEVGPPPGASKRTKWPTLTDIESLRRNVEVSPPNGAEFGTTEVLHLTVNAEYRDRAVLLAETLYKQIDKRLKDIRNRRANSVIKELEDAEQLAQKELARATAALKAQETKVGSDLGELRSLNDANSGDGNLRNAWNQIKRQIRDGESELALLQEQLKILKSAQNDPDNLIATPNQLLESQPALRRLKDGLVDAQLRTSELQGKMSNDHPQVQSAIAAEEEVRQKLRSELALAIRGLDADIRVQRTKMSSFEKQEKQVRERLDSLASIRAPYANLVADVDKCTLVLRDAHEKLADAKANKLASETSSLITRIDAPTIGEYPVGPGKTVIAAGGLIGGMALGIGVIVLLAPTPGGNGRRWSDRLWGRRSTDTSEAPSAGDRRSTENSQAPASGRGRRASDQPPVPPIIYPEIDRRSGFDRRSEVTPGDRRAT, from the coding sequence ATGAGCCAGCTTCAGTTGCCTCATCAAGCTAGTCAGTACATCAACCTGCTTCGCAGCCAGTGGAAGATTTGGATTCCCTTGTCGGTAGCTGGGTTCCTCTTGGCGGCAACATACGCCTTAGTGAAACCCGATGAATGGCAAGCGACTCAGTCCATGATTCTGCGTGACGAGGCGGCCGGCCAACTGAGTGGTCAGGGACGTTTCGATAGTTTGGACACAATGAAGGCCGCGCAAGAGATGGTGGTCGAAGTGGCCCGAAATCAAGCGGTACTGGAAGCTACTCTGGAAGAAGTTGGCCCGCCACCGGGTGCCTCGAAACGAACCAAGTGGCCCACTCTCACCGATATCGAATCGCTTCGTCGAAATGTTGAAGTCAGCCCACCCAACGGAGCCGAGTTCGGCACGACCGAAGTGTTGCATCTGACCGTGAACGCCGAGTATCGTGACCGCGCCGTCTTGTTGGCAGAGACACTCTACAAACAAATCGATAAGCGTTTGAAAGACATCCGCAATCGTCGTGCAAACAGCGTGATCAAGGAATTGGAAGACGCCGAACAACTCGCCCAAAAGGAACTCGCTCGCGCCACAGCCGCATTGAAAGCTCAGGAAACCAAAGTCGGTAGCGACCTGGGTGAACTTCGCAGCCTGAACGATGCCAACTCGGGCGATGGCAACTTGCGAAACGCCTGGAATCAGATCAAACGCCAGATTCGTGACGGTGAATCGGAGTTGGCATTGCTGCAGGAACAATTGAAGATCCTGAAGTCGGCACAAAACGATCCTGACAATCTCATCGCCACACCCAATCAACTGTTGGAAAGCCAACCTGCCCTACGACGCTTGAAAGATGGTTTGGTCGATGCTCAGCTTCGCACCTCAGAACTGCAAGGCAAAATGAGCAACGATCATCCACAAGTTCAATCGGCAATCGCCGCCGAAGAAGAGGTGCGACAGAAGCTACGAAGCGAACTAGCGCTTGCGATCCGTGGCCTAGACGCCGACATCCGCGTGCAGCGAACCAAGATGAGTTCGTTCGAGAAACAGGAGAAGCAAGTCCGCGAACGCCTCGATTCGCTCGCTTCGATCCGGGCTCCCTACGCGAACCTGGTCGCCGATGTCGACAAGTGCACATTGGTGCTGCGTGACGCCCACGAGAAACTAGCCGATGCCAAAGCGAACAAACTTGCTTCGGAAACATCGAGCCTAATCACCCGCATCGACGCCCCGACAATCGGTGAGTATCCAGTTGGCCCAGGCAAAACGGTGATCGCCGCTGGTGGACTCATCGGAGGAATGGCTTTAGGGATTGGTGTGATCGTTCTTTTAGCACCAACGCCTGGAGGTAATGGCCGTCGTTGGAGCGATCGGCTGTGGGGTCGTCGTTCGACCGACACAAGCGAAGCTCCCAGCGCAGGCGATCGACGCTCGACAGAGAACTCGCAGGCACCTGCCAGCGGACGAGGGCGTCGTGCTTCCGATCAGCCCCCAGTTCCGCCGATCATCTACCCGGAAATCGACCGCCGTAGCGGCTTCGACCGGCGCAGTGAAGTCACGCCGGGCGACCGCCGAGCCACTTGA